The Legionella lansingensis DNA window AGAAAATTAATGCTTTACGTCTACCTGCATAGTCCGCCAAATAACCAATTAAGGCACCACCAATTGGGCGCATAACAAAACCAATTGCAAATACACCAAAGGCTGCAATTAATGAAAGATAATGGACATTCGATGGAAAAAAGAGAGTGGCAAAAATAGGAGCAAAGCTGGCGTAAAGCAGAAAATCGTACCACTCTAAGGCATTTCCATATAATCCCGCTATGATACTTCTTTTCTCTCTTTTTTCCATGTGCTCTCTAAGAAGGGCTGACATAGTTTGCGGGTATTCTTAACCCAGAGGATTTATAAAGTCATTCATTTACTCGTGCTCAGGAGCTACAACAAAGATCCCTGGAGCATTGCGAAGGTACTCGTTGTAATCCATGCCATAGCCAAAAATGTAATGGTCATCAACTTGCAAACCCACAAAATCGGCTTGTTGTAGGCCATCTGGTAAGCGTTTGTGATGTTTATCAACGAGCACGGCACTATAAACCTTACTGGCTCCCATGGCTTCAATTTCTTGTATGATTGCTGCTAAAGTCGCCCCACCATCGAGAATATCATCGATAACTAATACGATTCTGTCCTTTAGGTTTACACTGGGTTTCACTTTCCATTGCAGCTCTCCTCCCCTGATATCCCCGCAATAACGGGTAGCATGAACATAATCCACTTCTAAAGGAAAATCGAGCCTGGGCAATAAATTTCCCATCGGAACCAAGCCACCGATCATAACGCATAGTAAAACAGGATTCTTATCATGCAACTGCTCATGAATATTGATTGCCATACGATCTAAAGCTGCCTCAACTTCTTTGGTGGTATAAAGACAACTTGATTTCTCATATACTTCTTTAATTTTACTTGGAATAGACATTAGGGATCCTAAGGTTTAAGGGTTTACTCCTTGCGTTTGCCAGGAACCGGGAACATACTTACCTTACTATCATCCTTTGATTTGTCACGCACCTTTGCCACGCCCTGTTTATTCACTTCATCAATACGAAACACAGCATGCATAGGAATGTAGGTGCGTTTTACACTATTAAACTCAACTTTTAACCGCTCTTCTGAAGGGTCAACAACCAAGGAACTATTTTCACCAAAAACAAATTCCTCAACTTCAAGAAAGCCAAATATTTCACTTTCACACACTTTGCGCGCATAAATCTCATAAACTGCATCTTGATTGGCGAACGTTATCCGATATAGCGATTTTTTTGACATGCGATTAACCTAAAATAAATCCGCGATATTATAGCCAATGTTACTAAGTCTATTCAAACGATCTCAAACACTATTGTCTTTAAGATAATCATGACGACAGCTTGTTTGTAGAGGTAGCCGTTCTCTATCTAATAATTCTTCTTCAATAGCTTCAGGCAGGAAGTCTGTATGCCCTTCTTCGAGTTTCTGCATCACTAGACAATAAAAACCAGCAGGACATGGCCACATCATTTTTCCAACTTCATTAAGAAATTCCAAGTGATGAATCCATTTTTCCTGATAA harbors:
- a CDS encoding DUF1820 family protein; translated protein: MSKKSLYRITFANQDAVYEIYARKVCESEIFGFLEVEEFVFGENSSLVVDPSEERLKVEFNSVKRTYIPMHAVFRIDEVNKQGVAKVRDKSKDDSKVSMFPVPGKRKE
- a CDS encoding hypoxanthine-guanine phosphoribosyltransferase, producing the protein MSIPSKIKEVYEKSSCLYTTKEVEAALDRMAINIHEQLHDKNPVLLCVMIGGLVPMGNLLPRLDFPLEVDYVHATRYCGDIRGGELQWKVKPSVNLKDRIVLVIDDILDGGATLAAIIQEIEAMGASKVYSAVLVDKHHKRLPDGLQQADFVGLQVDDHYIFGYGMDYNEYLRNAPGIFVVAPEHE